gtatgggattagttagttacttgttttcggaagcatggacttgatggtagaggaagccataaccggccagcggttacgtgaaccacccaacggcggcgagcaATCCAGCCATCCAAGAGATAAGACGGTCAGTTAGCAAAAGAgatataaaaaatcaaattgatGAACCGTCTTCCATTCTTATTATTCCTCCACCCACTGACAGAAATTTGCTCTGCAGATTACCTCGTGCGTCGTGTCGACGATGATTTCATAATAACGCATTTTTATTGTGAAAAGTAAACTAAAATGAAGCACGATTGACTCAgtggtgtggcgcattgtgctaagcgttaggaatacactcgccaccgcacccTGATTacactgcgtgggttcgcaggtttgaatcccatgcggggataattGTGTGCGAAAaaattgctggacttctcgccgccattgggttacggctttctccaccataaAGTCCGCGCATCTGAAAAACacataactggctaactaattccaaaCCCGACGAGAGGCAGCGGTgcccgtcttattggctttccatTCCCTTAGGGCTACAATTAAAAGCATAACATTTCATATTATATGCACAAATATTCACACATTCAAATAGTTGAAGCAGCGCACACGATAGTCCCATATGAACGCTTTTTTGTTCGTTGCACATGGTTAACCCCTTTCGTACTTGACAGTGCCCGGAGTCTCTTTTCTGTAACAATTCACGCTTGGTGGATAAAAAAACGTGTTctcatgaataaaaaataatacagctaGCAATTGGATGCAATATCAcgattcataaaaaaattttgaaatactgtaaataaaagtatttataCCTTCTaacgaaaaatataattttttatcacaaaaaagaATCTTAACAACAGTATCATAATATTTAAAACGATTCacaggcccatttcgtgtccaatgaaAGACAACACCTGACGCGAAAATAGGAATCAGCAAGGAGGCAGTTTAGCTATTACCAAACAACGAGTCTTTACCAAGTCCGCGCCTTAAAAAAGTTAATTATTCCCACAGCAGGCATGATCGGACGAAGGCCATTCTTATAATATGATTAAGTTGTCTCACCGACGAGCCTCGTAAAGGTGGACAATTTCAGAATCCAATCTCGAAAGATATTCAATCGTATGTGACTTTTTTATTGGTAAAGGTCTTCAAGGCACAAAAATTACTTGAAACATCGAACCCTCCACTCAGTTGCCGAGCGTTCACATACATTGATAAAcatgtttcaataaataaacgagaatatcggtcggagaccgaagacttatcgatcgaaagttaggggattcccaaaacagcgctcttacgcaatagtgacaccatgtgtcccatcactaattaattaataaatcgctaattatacgaaataattcatcgaaaatcaataggcttctgatccgagctatgatgaatgcacatgcaaaatttggagcagattcaaccttgctttcgtgagatatcgcgtgcatctaacagacagacagacaaatacctaccaacatacttactgatcttaagatcgatgGGTAAAAATTCACCCAGACCTTTGGCGGCAAAAAAacatggcggcgattcgaaattttcaagattcaataatttactattcgaaatgCCCAGTTCTAATCCTCTCACCGGGATAAATACGAGAATATGGTTGAACGATCTGATCTACCGAGAAATCCCTCATCGCCAATAACTCACTAGAAAGAAGATTCCTATATTTGTCTGAATTCTATTGTAAAAATATGTCACCCAGACAGTTGGCGGCAAAAAAAAACACAAGATGGcagcaattcaaaattttcgtcTGGACAGATTCGAATCCACTATTCGATTGAAATGCCCAGTACTAATCTTCTCATCGGTGTAAATACGAAAATGTGGTTGAACGATCTGATTTACTCAGAAATCCCTCATTTACAAAGAGCAACTAATTTTTTCACAACGTAAAGTTTATTAGATGAAAATACACAAATAACGATCGGCAGCAACAAAGTAACAAGAGGGCAAGGAGTTGATATTGCCTAGCAGGGGAcatatctagggtgtggcagccatggcttgGACATGGGtcaaaaacgccaaaaaatctcaataaaataattttaaatcgtaaataatttaaaactcgtgttttggtgctcccgaagtatgcgaaccaagacaattttccttattttagtcctattatcagttcgaagactagccaagagccttcTGCAgtatttatatctaaaattatggcctaaccttaacctagtacacatattacattccgatgtccgccatcttggtttgcatacttcgggagcccccgtGTTTTTACTTAAATAATAATGTACCGAGATGTTAATTCAacaacattcgttgaaaattgTTAGTCAATGACCTGGGGGGCGCATCGCCATGGGTGCCATTTTACATAGATACGCCACTGTTGCCTAGACTAGACGGCCTAAAAAACTGAATCTGAGCCTAAGAGCTGAAAAAAGCAAAAAGTCAACATCGGCTCTAACAAGTCTAGAATATAACGGTTAGGAGATAAACAACTTTGAAACTTCCAGAATGGTTGGACTTATCAATGGCCATAAAGTATAAGTGGTCACACTATCGCCCTCTATCGGTAAAAGTTACAAACTTGAACAATTTAAAAGAAGGTGTTTGATGAGGTTTTTGTTGGCCTAATCTTTATGATTCAAACTATATGGCAATTGTTAGTTTAGCTCATTTTAAATCcaagtataaaaaataataccaacttagataaaacaaaataattaatttaacgagggaataatttcatttttccatGAAATTTGGATTCCTGGCCATCTCATCTGTAGACAGCTCTCGATTACTGAGTCCGAAGTTCGGTTCCCACTCTCCTGCCAATCAACTATAACCGCCGCCCCTTCGTGGAACAAAACCTGTAATGATTGGTTGATAATTTTAGAGGCGTGGCTGAGTGAGCCAATGGGTAAATCAGCTAAAGAAAGGTATCCTGATTATTAAAACCCTATCTGGACAAACAAAATTCGAAGCTTGCTATAAGATTGAGCTGATTTAGGATTTCCCCTCCCcagatgaataaaaaatttagggTCTAGCGAAGTAAACGCTGTACAACTCTTTAAAATAACGCCAAACAGAAATGTGATGTaaaatttttaagttttttaaaaGAAAGTCTGTCTGACACCAAATGTAAAATACTTTACAGACTCGTTGTTCagttaaaataaaatccactcAATTTTCAACTAAGTAGGTATATCTCATGTCAAAAAGCGTTCCGTACGAGACAgacttttatttgaaaagaaaataataaaaatttgggCTGTATTTTAAcatcacatttttttttggCGTTATTTTAGCAGCCCCAGCATtagttttcacatttcaaacCCAAATTACAATTCCCATCATAGATGTGAAACAGTAACTGAATGATAAGCAATGGTTTGCTATTTGTTCGGATCGCCCTGTCATCTCCCCAAAATAATTCTTACCATCCTATTTATTCTCAAATCCCCCTAAAAAAAATCCCTATATACTCTCAAACCCATTTGTTATTGCCAATTAAGGTCTGTGGTTCGCTAAATAATTTTTCCATCTTATCAGCTTCACTTTTGTACTATACTGTAGGGATACTCAATTGGCGGACCGTGGTCTGAAACGGACCTTTTGAGTAattgattcggaccgcgcataattccttattttagatcagagccccactttttgaagtttccttttataaaatgacatttatagttttgaatatatatgaaaagaactataacatcATAATAAGAAATTTTCATTAGCTAATAttcattagccggtcgaggaagtgtgCGTTTAAGGGtgtcgaaatataatttctggaaaaaacagacccaaatatttttgaagttttgttgcGGATCTTTGGGgtaaatagttgagtagccctgctatatTGCATCATCAAATCCAATCCTTCCCAAAAATCACGCTCCCAGACACGACttactttactatcttgtgaagACTGTGTTAATCCATTATAATGAAGAACCAGAAATGAATCAGGGACCGACTTCTTGTcctgtaaatttttttatgcaaAATCAATATGAAACAGAGATTCATCAATATACAGAGTGACTATaaagttaaaatataaaaaactaataatttttttgatttgtaGGGAGACTTTATTGGTGCAGTATTCCGGCCAAGTAATTTCGGACATTTTTGCAGAAGTATGGGCTCCTAGAAAAAAAGACTGCTGATAGAAGGGTAGGAAGGGACCATCAATATGCCTATATTCATTGAGACATTATATATGGCTATATGGATAAAAATCTCTAATACAAATCTAGTATTTCACTTTGTGACGActtaaaaaacttaaaaattcaaaacagatttgtgatatttttcagattcagGCAAAATTTCCTGTCAGACAAAAAACTTACATCGTCTgcaaaaaattcatttaaaaattttgactgTAAAATAACACCGAGTTCTTCTGGGTCCAGTTTCTCTTGAATTATTTTAACACTGAAAACAAAGATTGGTATTATTATGAGTGAGAGAGCAtgattaaatttcatatttatcccgggggaaagagGAAACCCAGTGAGACGGCTctatcatatggcgaaccacggcctctcgtcttgttaccagtccaggtcgggtatgggattagttagcaaggtatttgttttcatatcCATGGATTTGATGGTATAGGAAGCCGTAAGAACAAACATACGGCAACAAGTAAGTGCAGCAATCTTATTGAATATAACTATCCCCCCATGGAATTCATGGTGGCAACTGACTCGGACGACCTCCCCAAAGGTGTATTGTTGCTTCCCAGTCATATACCGAAAACATCTGTTTATTTgtaatgtatgtatgtatgtatatattgttttcttggtttaccaaaacgaaataaactctctctcaaTTCAATCCTGTGAACcaacgcagggtaatcagaggagcggaggcgagcgtatttctaatgTTTGCCTGATGCGCCACATAAAGACTAATATACTTACTATTCGGGTTCTGCAACTAAGTCTAATCTGGTCATGACATCGGGCAGTAAGACAGCAGCTATGAAGCCGTTATCTAAATATGAAAGAGTCAGCGTTATTGCCAGTATAGATTTACAGAAAATTTTATctaaacattttaaaaaaaggtgTGGCTGATGAAGGATTCACGCCCTTTTCAGGGTTTTATTTCTGAATGATCAGAAGTAAAGGATATTTTTCTCCAAGCCAAGTTGCAGGTGGCCACGGATGCCAAGATCTACacgcactcactcgaaagtaaatgAAACTCCTCTCTGAGCAAGGGTTACAAGTAACCACAGAACGAGAATagcggtcggagaccgaagacttatcgatcgaaagttagggaatcccccaaaacagaaactgggGTTTCGATTCAACCACTCTTACTCCGCGGTACCCAtcagtaattaattaataacttgctaattatacggcataattcatccaaaatcaataggcttctggtccgagatatgatgaatgcacatgcaaaatttgcagCAGAtacaacctcgctttcgtgagatatcgcgtgtatctaacagacaaacaaatacctatcaacatacttaccgataaaaatcgataagtaaaaagctAGTGAAATAGGATTATAGTTGTGCATTACGTGCATTGACTCGAAGGTAATAGTGACTCATCTCCGAGTGAAGTTACCACTGCAGTTCAAAAAGCCACTAAAAATACCGAGTGACTGAATATTTATCATTATGACTGAAAAAGGGTGTGGTTAAGTATGCGTGACACACCCATTTTCAGGGTcatattcttgaaaaaatttccTGGCAACTTTCAAAGTGTTCATATAATTAAAAACACAACTGcaaaatcaataattttgcaaaatgatGAAATGTATGCTTTTTgctaaatagtaaaatattgcCAGAAAGTTAATAAGCCTATTTCTCCAATCTTGTAAGCTCTATCATTGTGACAGGGAAATGGGCGTGGTTAACAAGGAGACACACCTACCTTCAGGGTCATATTCCTGGAAAACCTTCATGGCGACTTCGTAAGGTGATTCCTGTGCTACTAAAGCAGTTTCTAACGTAAATAGCAGCGTTAGATGCGTCTCGCTCCCAATAATCCATATTGGGtatctgaaatgaaaaaaaaatattttctttaagacAGGATTATCCAGTACAGGGTGGTTGACGGCTCCGCGGGTCACAAAATTATTCTTGCATTGtctgcgggccacaatagtgccaaggataggtaaacagtgcaatacaaaacaagcacttttattgtgcaaacatatagttatcagacatagccatccaaagctaatagaatccgcattcgatttttagttttctatgatgcctatattgtaaGCATATATTCCCGATCAAAGAGAtggaaagccagataataatttagacttcCAAACACCTCATTCgacttcgctagttgcttcagctagccataacactagtcaatttagtgacattagtgatgtaataatatgtcgaaagatttttctgattaattttattataaaacaacacaaaatgtgattttttgattactctccgaatgtgacgcgggccacagataatgaagtggcgggtcacatgtggcccgagggcctgggtttggaccaccctcaTCTAGTGGTTTGAATCTTTTCCCTAACTTTGATTACCCACAGGTCTGcaggggatagttatgtgcgagagagtTGAACTAGACGATGTTAATTTAGTCCTGAatctcattttatatttttaaaattacttaCTTTGGTCGCTTCAATGATTCTCCAACAGAGCAGTATCTGAATTTTTCAAGTAACGTTAGAAATCCAATGTCACATTGGCAAGGTATTCCTCTTAATTCTGAGAAAAGACGAGAAATAGAGAacataggatttacatatttatcccgggggagaggaaaggcgataagtTGTCTCTATCATATGtcgaatcacggcctctcgtccagttaccagtccatgtcaggtatgggattagttatccagttgttgtttttcggaagcaccTCACTCATGCCAACTCTCTCTCTCCCCACAGTGTTGCCTGAACAATACAGGGCTTTTTTGAAAACGACTGCAtgaaaaatgttgaataaaaataaaacaacttacGTAAGCCGGATATATACTTTATCCCGTCCCAGACGTTTGAAACAGCTTCTCCACAAATCATTAGGTTGATGAGGTTTTGGCTGAAATTATAAAGTGTGAATCAAGGAACATATATCCTCGATTATAACCCAAGTTAAAAAAATTAGATTACATATCCCTTGTTCAAATCCCATACCCCCACCTCAacccaggatgtaataaattgggtataggccagtgttcttcaaccttttatattgtggtataccttttacaaattttcaagaactttgtataccttgcAAATACCAATGTTCATTTAAAGCTTAAATGaacattaaattttaagcacagATTGTAGAAAACTCAAACTGACGATACTGCAACATCACCATGCAATCTAATGGGCTACTGTCTGCAAACTGTATAGTAAATGGTTTCAATTTGGCTGACGGCCGTAGCGTCAATGGGAATAGTGTTCAACTTGAATCAAACGGCGTGCATGTCAGCCGAAATCATCAACACCAGACATGTGCCTGCATTAACTAGAATAGATAAATTGTAACATTGTGCTCAAGTCAGTTCCTTaaataaatgacattttatttttcacgtGCGCCATGCttgcattgttgtctccaaTTGATTactatattattgaatatattagAGTTTAGAATCCCTGACTTAGGCTGTACACCCTTTGTATACCCTTTATCAGATGTATACCATACTTATGGTtcggtatacacttgggtataccgtaCACttggttgaagagcactggtaCAGGCAATAAATATCCTTACAAATATTAGCAGCTCCATATCTGCATGAAAATGGCCACATTCGAAGCAAAAGGCATAAAAACCGTCATAGACCTACCTTCCATGTCCGTGTATCGAGTCAATCAAACAAACATCCTGACTGTCCATCTCATTCCGTATATTCTCTATTCCCTGACATGAGAAGATAATAAGATTAGTAAAACAATTATGGGTGTCAATAGGGAGGTCCCAAGTGCTGGTAGTAGCGTGGGCCAGGCTTGGGTGGCATTAGGTCACCATTTATCTAATACTCaagatcaggggtcaccaaactacggcccacgggccagatccggcccgtgGCGTCCTTTCTtctggcccgcaataacacaTAAAAACTGGCTATTTTTTTTCTAGGGGATGTTTCCACAAGCATCGGTTTCCTTGTTCCTTtggtaacattggccaatcagcaagatgcaaaaagtgacataacaatagacCCTTTCGCATCTGCTCAGACTTTGGTCACTCGGaaagattttcagtcgtggttaaAAACAAGACTtcgtttttttgcaattttgaatgctattcgttagtttttgatCGTGATTATTAAGTATGAATCCAATTAGTCAATAATCATTTGCCTTCTTGGAAATAGCTTTGATAAAATAGGCTAGGTCTAAATAAAATGATTCCAACTCATCTAATCTAAAAATAAACGCTCACCCTGGTTAAAATAACTGAGtataaaaatgacaaaactCCGTATTTTTGTGTTAACTTCTCATATTTTGAAGACAAACTTGAAATCAAATCTTCTGTTGAAGAACATGTGTGAAGCCTGCAAGTAGAATTGAAATTTGTCACATTTTTGAAGCACGCGGCATTCAACGTAGATAagccggcgctccagaagtatgtgtaccaatatggaggtaactaattttgtttaactacattacatcaagttgtgtaaagggactgaaacctatgtgcatattcacttggataacacagacagttcctgaactcataatagaactaaaataaagaaaatcggaataaaattaagcCCTAAGTCTAATCTGGtccacatactacgttacggtgtccgccatcttggttcacatactttcgGAAGTACACATTTTGAAACATTCTTCGTTTCAGTTTACTCACAATAACCGTCAGTTTCATATACATAATGCAAAATAGTGAATATGCAGGGAGCtggctgactctgatgaccatATCCCCACACGTATCACAGAGTGGaggtttgaaaaatttgaacaaatgtATTCTTACCTTAATcttgaatgttttgaaaattgttcTATTTCTTC
The genomic region above belongs to Styela clava chromosome 13, kaStyClav1.hap1.2, whole genome shotgun sequence and contains:
- the LOC120332450 gene encoding ubiquitin carboxyl-terminal hydrolase MINDY-3-like is translated as MEPTDELKKDLLSLVWGENISEAIIKRWSQGFEWSPDERCALTQRHGGPCAVIVPVQAYFVKNLIFNAPENNEDLPEVNNCDWRNLQDEQRKEVFLRTLREMLERSSSSQENKTITLVTFNKDRTTPDEPEHCDSANHEEIEQFSKHSRLRLHTCSSTEDLISSLSSKYEKLTQKYGVLSFLYSVILTRGIENIRNEMDSQDVCLIDSIHGHGSQNLINLMICGEAVSNVWDGIKYISGLQLRGIPCQCDIGFLTLLEKFRYCSVGESLKRPKYPIWIIGSETHLTLLFTLETALVAQESPYEVAMKVFQEYDPEDNGFIAAVLLPDVMTRLDLVAEPEYVKIIQEKLDPEELGVILQSKFLNEFFADDDKKSVPDSFLVLHYNGLTQSSQDSKVLFHEGAAVIVDWQESGNRTSDSVIESCLQMRWPGIQISWKNEIIPSLN